The following are encoded together in the Populus trichocarpa isolate Nisqually-1 chromosome 5, P.trichocarpa_v4.1, whole genome shotgun sequence genome:
- the LOC18099647 gene encoding protein TIME FOR COFFEE isoform X1, with the protein MDRNREGRRSSSNMAASNGLSRRRQQRTTRDSTEDGQIMVQESARLRDRGGSKRERDRELLSRNKRSRRRGGGGGGGGGDRSVQGSNKEEGEETTEESIGYEDGYEIEDGEVSRLRPPLGAVKQVPGSRVAADEMIGVSVPRKARSASVKRSHESWVSGNGGFGCEDRRASTSPAASRSFEAASPSSSIVSVIKKTKSSGPKTRLPKVSKSSTSSVQEDFEIEIAEVLYGLKKQSHGPKNEEKADNGLRKIDSMDSNGIVHDSKSSPNSYFSRTSILSQNNTSASDTLIGLVTGEREDAKMEFSATKSGKPSLYSESCEVSHDMVASKLASGLESQEEAMTQQDSKPAIEESGVSTKEKSVLPEEKSPVSKKLDVDIRDSVLKKSTSTVSKVDSQREEKFEIDLMAPPPMVSSPEWDGFVDLSSNPKPAAQDVEMKMENMVKNKELVDSPVKKEGVLFEDKVTKTVREKRGLKLDFEKPNRKVQQKLQPKATVPKVETAAQSGSLPLPIAIPSWQSSNLLPLGYTTSFQTVVPMDGTTRSSKALQPPQFIPQPRPKRCATHHYIACNIRLQQQFTKMNHFWPAAAGSATLCGAKPKNLNVMPSAENMIIRHPSQGSFPVVNLNSAQDKVQAVPNIPDFTRNDRGSESATLIDTAQKKQLVLHQPPQPAPAGNLMHGPAFIFSLNQHQAPTAAMTSQTGPSKSASPINNESLSGSAVAGVTTNSSALPGMAAAVSFSYPNLAANEAPYLTILPNNSYPFPISTPVGNPTFRGGTPAQALSFFNGSFYSSQMLHPSQLQQQQPQPVVQPAHQNASASSGSSSSHKQPRSQQRGAHVSTNNFLTSTMMQSQQLPKTRIPSHHTRKLDSEMSGESTPIIADTRASHSKRSVNGPNFMIPLQPNFGLMASTNVGGGGNHGEKQQQQQLSQEKNLKGGVELIPSQAFAMSFASFNGSKTASNLNFSAMAQNPTILQSFPDMTWQGYQVVSAAQATQKKNHQLSEGKTGGSSTNPDDGKKATMGRPSTSIGQTLIFDNSARTLDFVPSPFTGHWPSRSITGPTSIQMAANSSTTSQQQQLVQLQKQHILQQPIGAAESKAPTSSSLPSPSIDAKFSNNTPIFSRTQAQGSTPQNPQWKNSSRTPSTQSPLASLSASNTVHKNASQQQGRAPQGRSQISFGQSSKSALPPQGQQISSSNHSPSTGGNSITTSKNANANSSVPVTQPQQCDNSSSGNAQKSSPVCGRNVPSILSTCPSHLSELEY; encoded by the exons ATGGATAGAAATAGAGAAGGAAGGAGATCATCATCAAACATGGCAGCCTCTAACGGATTATCAAGACGGCGACAGCAGAGAACTACAAGAGATTCTACTG AGGATGGACAAATAATGGTACAAGAATCGGCGAGGCTGAGAGATAGAGGAGGGAGTAAGAGGGAAAGAGATCGAGAATTGTTGAGTAGGAATAAGCGTAgtagaagaagaggaggaggaggaggaggagggggggGAGATAGGTCAGTACAAGGAAGTAAtaaggaagaaggagaagagacTACAGAAGAAAGCATCGGTTATGAAGATGGTTATGAAATTGAAGATGGAGAGGTTTCTCGGTTGCGGCCGCCGCTGGGAGCTGTAAAACAAGTTCCCGGTTCTAGAGTCGCTGCTGACGAAATGATTGGTGTCTCTGTACCTAGAAAGGCCCGGTCAG CTTCTGTGAAGAGGTCACATGAGAGTTGGGTATCAGGAAATGGTGGATTTGGTTGTGAAGACAGGCGAGCTTCGACTTCACCGGCGGCGAGCAGGAGCTTTGAGGCTGCATCGCCTTCTTCGTCGATTGTTTCGGTCATAAAAAAGAcg AAATCAAGTGGACCCAAGACTCGGCTTCCAAAAGTGTCGAAATCTTCTACAAGTTCAGTTCAGGAAGATTTTGAGATTGAGATCGCAGAAGTTTTGTATGGTTTAAAGAAGCAATCACACGGGCCTAAGAACGAGGAGAAGGCTGACAATGGTTTGCGGAAGATTGATTCAATGGATTCTAATGGAATCGTTCATGATTCTAAATCATCTCCGAATTCATACTTTTCTCGGACATCGATACTGAGTCAAAATAATACCTCTGCTTCGGATACTTTAATTGGTTTAG TTACAGGTGAAAGGGAGGATGCAAAAATGGAATTTTCTGCAACGAAATCGGGGAAACCATCATTGTACTCAGAATCATGTGAGGTTTCACATGACATGGTTGCTTCTAAACTTGCGTCTGGGTTGGAGTCACAGGAGGAAGCAATGACACAACAGGATTCAAAACCGGCAATTGAAGAATCTGGGGTATCGACCAAGGAAAAATCTGTATTGCCAGAAGAGAAATCACCTGTGAGCAAAAAATTGGATGTTGATATCCGTGATTCCGTTTTGAAAAAATC GACCTCAACCGTGTCAAAGGTAGACAGCCAGCGAGAGGAGAAGTTCGAGATCGATCTGATG GCTCCTCCTCCCATGGTGTCTTCTCCAGAATGGGATGGCTTTGTTGATTTGTCTTCGAATCCTAAGCCCGCAGCCCAAGATGTGGAAATG AAAATGGAAAATATGGTTAAGAATAAAGAATTGGTGGACAGTCCGGTGAAGAAGGAAGGGGTTCTTTTTGAAGATAAGGTGACGAAGACAGTTAGAGAAAAGCGTGGATTAAAACTAGATTTTGAGAAGCCGAATCGCAAAGTGCAGCAGAAACTGCAACCTAAAGCTACCGTTCCTAAAGTGGAGACAGCTG CTCAATCTGGTTCGTTGCCTTTGCCAATTGCCATACCTAGCTGGCAAAGTAGCAATCTTTTGCCTCTCGG ATACACGACTTCCTTTCAGACAGTTGTGCCCATGGATGGGACAACCAGATCATCCAAGGCATTACAG CCTCCACAGTTTATCCCTCAACCTCGGCCAAAGAGATGTGCAACCCATCATTATATTGCTTGCAACATTCGCCTGCAACAGCAATTTACAAAGATGAACCATTTCTGGCCAGCGGCAGCTGGCTCTGCTACTCTATGTGGAGCCAAACCCAAGAACCTCAATGTAATGCCTTCTGCGGAAAACATGATAATCAGACACCCATCGCAAGGTAGCTTTCCAGTTGTGAATCTAAATTCTGCCCAGGACAAAGTGCAGGCGGTGCCAAACATTCCAGATTTTACTCGAAATGATAGAGGCTCTGAGAGTGCCACCTTGATAGATACAGCACAGAAGAAGCAGCTTGTGCTCCACCAGCCTCCACAGCCAGCCCCAGCTGGTAATTTAATG CATGGCCCTGCCTTCATCTTCTCCCTCAATCAGCATCAAGCGCCCACAGCAGCAATGACAAGTCAAACCGGGCCTTCTAAATCTGCTTCCCCAATCAACAATGAATCATTGTCTGGCAGTGCTGTAGCTGGAGTAACGACAAACTCTTCAGCATTGCCAGGGATGGCTGCAGCTGTGAGCTTTAGTTACCCAAATTTGGCAGCCAATGAAGCTCCGTACTTGACAATTCTACCAAACAATAGTTATCCATTCCCCATCTCCACTCCTGTTGGAAACCCAACATTCAGAGGTGGAACCCCTGCTCAAGCATTGTCTTTCTTTAATGGGTCTTTCTACTCATCTCAGATGTTACATCCATCCCAGCTTCAGCAGCAGCAACCTCAACCTGTAGTCCAACCAGCACATCAGAATGCAAGTGCGTCAAGTGGCTCATCATCATCTCACAAGCAACCCCGAAGTCAGCAACGGGGGGCACATGTTAGCACCAATAACTTTTTGACCTCGACAATGATGCAGTCACAGCAGCTGCCAAAGACTCGTATACCTTCCCATCACACTCGGAAGCTTGACTCTGAGATGAGTGGGGAGAGCACCCCAATAATTGCTGATACCCGAGCCTCTCACTCGAAAAGGAGTGTTAATGGCCCTAATTTCATGATTCCTCTTCAGCCAAACTTTGGTTTAATGGCTTCTACAAATGTTGGTGGCGGTGGAAATCATGGtgaaaagcagcagcagcagcaattgTCACAGGAAAAGAATTTAAAGGGTGGAGTAGAGCTTATCCCCTCTCAAGCATTTGCAATGTCATTCGCCTCTTTCAATGGAAGCAAGACAGCTTCGAACCTTAATTTCTCAGCTATGGCACAAAATCCTACCATCTTACAAAGCTTCCCAGACATGACATGGCAGGGGTACCAGGTTGTATCAGCAGCTCAGGCCACACAAAAGAAGAACCACCAGCTGTCTGAAGGGAAGACTGGAGGCAGTTCAACCAATCCTGACGATGGAAAAAAAGCTACAATGGGAAGGCCATCAACAAGTATTGGGCAGACACTTATTTTCGATAATTCAGCTAGAACTCTCGACTTTGTGCCATCTCCTTTCACTGGACACTGGCCTTCTCGCTCCATCACCGGACCTACAAGCATTCAAATGGCTGCTAACTCAAGCACAACTTCTCAGCAACAACAGCTCGTTCAGCTTCAGAAGCAACATATTTTGCAGCAGCCTATTGGTGCAGCCGAAAGTAAAGCACCAACATCCAGCAGCCTGCCTTCGCCCTCCATTGATGCCAAGTTTTCAAATAATACTCCCATTTTTTCTCGAACTCAAGCTCAGGGAAGTACTCCACAAAATCCCCAGTGGAAGAACTCGTCCAGAACCCCTTCCACGCAATCCCCACTTGCATCTCTCTCAGCATCCAACACAGTTCATAAGAATGCTTCCCAGCAGCAAGGAAGAGCACCACAAGGCCGTAGCCAAATATCATTTGGGCAAAGTTCCAAGTCTGCTTTGCCACCACAAGGGCAACAAATATCCTCTAGTAACCATTCTCCATCTACTGGTGGCAACTCGATAACAACTTCAAAGAATGCCAACGCTAATTCATCGGTTCCTGTTACACAGCCACAGCAGTGTGACAACTCCTCAAGTGGGAATGCCCAGAAGTCCTCCCCGGTTTGTGGTAGGAATGTGCCATCAATCTTAAGCACATGCCCCAGCCACCTTTCTGAGCTGGAGTACTAG
- the LOC18099647 gene encoding protein TIME FOR COFFEE isoform X2 — protein MDRNREGRRSSSNMAASNGLSRRRQQRTTRDSTEDGQIMVQESARLRDRGGSKRERDRELLSRNKRSRRRGGGGGGGGGDRSVQGSNKEEGEETTEESIGYEDGYEIEDGEVSRLRPPLGAVKQVPGSRVAADEMIGVSVPRKARSASVKRSHESWVSGNGGFGCEDRRASTSPAASRSFEAASPSSSIVSVIKKTKSSGPKTRLPKVSKSSTSSVQEDFEIEIAEVLYGLKKQSHGPKNEEKADNGLRKIDSMDSNGIVHDSKSSPNSYFSRTSILSQNNTSASDTLIGLGEREDAKMEFSATKSGKPSLYSESCEVSHDMVASKLASGLESQEEAMTQQDSKPAIEESGVSTKEKSVLPEEKSPVSKKLDVDIRDSVLKKSTSTVSKVDSQREEKFEIDLMAPPPMVSSPEWDGFVDLSSNPKPAAQDVEMKMENMVKNKELVDSPVKKEGVLFEDKVTKTVREKRGLKLDFEKPNRKVQQKLQPKATVPKVETAAQSGSLPLPIAIPSWQSSNLLPLGYTTSFQTVVPMDGTTRSSKALQPPQFIPQPRPKRCATHHYIACNIRLQQQFTKMNHFWPAAAGSATLCGAKPKNLNVMPSAENMIIRHPSQGSFPVVNLNSAQDKVQAVPNIPDFTRNDRGSESATLIDTAQKKQLVLHQPPQPAPAGNLMHGPAFIFSLNQHQAPTAAMTSQTGPSKSASPINNESLSGSAVAGVTTNSSALPGMAAAVSFSYPNLAANEAPYLTILPNNSYPFPISTPVGNPTFRGGTPAQALSFFNGSFYSSQMLHPSQLQQQQPQPVVQPAHQNASASSGSSSSHKQPRSQQRGAHVSTNNFLTSTMMQSQQLPKTRIPSHHTRKLDSEMSGESTPIIADTRASHSKRSVNGPNFMIPLQPNFGLMASTNVGGGGNHGEKQQQQQLSQEKNLKGGVELIPSQAFAMSFASFNGSKTASNLNFSAMAQNPTILQSFPDMTWQGYQVVSAAQATQKKNHQLSEGKTGGSSTNPDDGKKATMGRPSTSIGQTLIFDNSARTLDFVPSPFTGHWPSRSITGPTSIQMAANSSTTSQQQQLVQLQKQHILQQPIGAAESKAPTSSSLPSPSIDAKFSNNTPIFSRTQAQGSTPQNPQWKNSSRTPSTQSPLASLSASNTVHKNASQQQGRAPQGRSQISFGQSSKSALPPQGQQISSSNHSPSTGGNSITTSKNANANSSVPVTQPQQCDNSSSGNAQKSSPVCGRNVPSILSTCPSHLSELEY, from the exons ATGGATAGAAATAGAGAAGGAAGGAGATCATCATCAAACATGGCAGCCTCTAACGGATTATCAAGACGGCGACAGCAGAGAACTACAAGAGATTCTACTG AGGATGGACAAATAATGGTACAAGAATCGGCGAGGCTGAGAGATAGAGGAGGGAGTAAGAGGGAAAGAGATCGAGAATTGTTGAGTAGGAATAAGCGTAgtagaagaagaggaggaggaggaggaggagggggggGAGATAGGTCAGTACAAGGAAGTAAtaaggaagaaggagaagagacTACAGAAGAAAGCATCGGTTATGAAGATGGTTATGAAATTGAAGATGGAGAGGTTTCTCGGTTGCGGCCGCCGCTGGGAGCTGTAAAACAAGTTCCCGGTTCTAGAGTCGCTGCTGACGAAATGATTGGTGTCTCTGTACCTAGAAAGGCCCGGTCAG CTTCTGTGAAGAGGTCACATGAGAGTTGGGTATCAGGAAATGGTGGATTTGGTTGTGAAGACAGGCGAGCTTCGACTTCACCGGCGGCGAGCAGGAGCTTTGAGGCTGCATCGCCTTCTTCGTCGATTGTTTCGGTCATAAAAAAGAcg AAATCAAGTGGACCCAAGACTCGGCTTCCAAAAGTGTCGAAATCTTCTACAAGTTCAGTTCAGGAAGATTTTGAGATTGAGATCGCAGAAGTTTTGTATGGTTTAAAGAAGCAATCACACGGGCCTAAGAACGAGGAGAAGGCTGACAATGGTTTGCGGAAGATTGATTCAATGGATTCTAATGGAATCGTTCATGATTCTAAATCATCTCCGAATTCATACTTTTCTCGGACATCGATACTGAGTCAAAATAATACCTCTGCTTCGGATACTTTAATTGGTTTAG GTGAAAGGGAGGATGCAAAAATGGAATTTTCTGCAACGAAATCGGGGAAACCATCATTGTACTCAGAATCATGTGAGGTTTCACATGACATGGTTGCTTCTAAACTTGCGTCTGGGTTGGAGTCACAGGAGGAAGCAATGACACAACAGGATTCAAAACCGGCAATTGAAGAATCTGGGGTATCGACCAAGGAAAAATCTGTATTGCCAGAAGAGAAATCACCTGTGAGCAAAAAATTGGATGTTGATATCCGTGATTCCGTTTTGAAAAAATC GACCTCAACCGTGTCAAAGGTAGACAGCCAGCGAGAGGAGAAGTTCGAGATCGATCTGATG GCTCCTCCTCCCATGGTGTCTTCTCCAGAATGGGATGGCTTTGTTGATTTGTCTTCGAATCCTAAGCCCGCAGCCCAAGATGTGGAAATG AAAATGGAAAATATGGTTAAGAATAAAGAATTGGTGGACAGTCCGGTGAAGAAGGAAGGGGTTCTTTTTGAAGATAAGGTGACGAAGACAGTTAGAGAAAAGCGTGGATTAAAACTAGATTTTGAGAAGCCGAATCGCAAAGTGCAGCAGAAACTGCAACCTAAAGCTACCGTTCCTAAAGTGGAGACAGCTG CTCAATCTGGTTCGTTGCCTTTGCCAATTGCCATACCTAGCTGGCAAAGTAGCAATCTTTTGCCTCTCGG ATACACGACTTCCTTTCAGACAGTTGTGCCCATGGATGGGACAACCAGATCATCCAAGGCATTACAG CCTCCACAGTTTATCCCTCAACCTCGGCCAAAGAGATGTGCAACCCATCATTATATTGCTTGCAACATTCGCCTGCAACAGCAATTTACAAAGATGAACCATTTCTGGCCAGCGGCAGCTGGCTCTGCTACTCTATGTGGAGCCAAACCCAAGAACCTCAATGTAATGCCTTCTGCGGAAAACATGATAATCAGACACCCATCGCAAGGTAGCTTTCCAGTTGTGAATCTAAATTCTGCCCAGGACAAAGTGCAGGCGGTGCCAAACATTCCAGATTTTACTCGAAATGATAGAGGCTCTGAGAGTGCCACCTTGATAGATACAGCACAGAAGAAGCAGCTTGTGCTCCACCAGCCTCCACAGCCAGCCCCAGCTGGTAATTTAATG CATGGCCCTGCCTTCATCTTCTCCCTCAATCAGCATCAAGCGCCCACAGCAGCAATGACAAGTCAAACCGGGCCTTCTAAATCTGCTTCCCCAATCAACAATGAATCATTGTCTGGCAGTGCTGTAGCTGGAGTAACGACAAACTCTTCAGCATTGCCAGGGATGGCTGCAGCTGTGAGCTTTAGTTACCCAAATTTGGCAGCCAATGAAGCTCCGTACTTGACAATTCTACCAAACAATAGTTATCCATTCCCCATCTCCACTCCTGTTGGAAACCCAACATTCAGAGGTGGAACCCCTGCTCAAGCATTGTCTTTCTTTAATGGGTCTTTCTACTCATCTCAGATGTTACATCCATCCCAGCTTCAGCAGCAGCAACCTCAACCTGTAGTCCAACCAGCACATCAGAATGCAAGTGCGTCAAGTGGCTCATCATCATCTCACAAGCAACCCCGAAGTCAGCAACGGGGGGCACATGTTAGCACCAATAACTTTTTGACCTCGACAATGATGCAGTCACAGCAGCTGCCAAAGACTCGTATACCTTCCCATCACACTCGGAAGCTTGACTCTGAGATGAGTGGGGAGAGCACCCCAATAATTGCTGATACCCGAGCCTCTCACTCGAAAAGGAGTGTTAATGGCCCTAATTTCATGATTCCTCTTCAGCCAAACTTTGGTTTAATGGCTTCTACAAATGTTGGTGGCGGTGGAAATCATGGtgaaaagcagcagcagcagcaattgTCACAGGAAAAGAATTTAAAGGGTGGAGTAGAGCTTATCCCCTCTCAAGCATTTGCAATGTCATTCGCCTCTTTCAATGGAAGCAAGACAGCTTCGAACCTTAATTTCTCAGCTATGGCACAAAATCCTACCATCTTACAAAGCTTCCCAGACATGACATGGCAGGGGTACCAGGTTGTATCAGCAGCTCAGGCCACACAAAAGAAGAACCACCAGCTGTCTGAAGGGAAGACTGGAGGCAGTTCAACCAATCCTGACGATGGAAAAAAAGCTACAATGGGAAGGCCATCAACAAGTATTGGGCAGACACTTATTTTCGATAATTCAGCTAGAACTCTCGACTTTGTGCCATCTCCTTTCACTGGACACTGGCCTTCTCGCTCCATCACCGGACCTACAAGCATTCAAATGGCTGCTAACTCAAGCACAACTTCTCAGCAACAACAGCTCGTTCAGCTTCAGAAGCAACATATTTTGCAGCAGCCTATTGGTGCAGCCGAAAGTAAAGCACCAACATCCAGCAGCCTGCCTTCGCCCTCCATTGATGCCAAGTTTTCAAATAATACTCCCATTTTTTCTCGAACTCAAGCTCAGGGAAGTACTCCACAAAATCCCCAGTGGAAGAACTCGTCCAGAACCCCTTCCACGCAATCCCCACTTGCATCTCTCTCAGCATCCAACACAGTTCATAAGAATGCTTCCCAGCAGCAAGGAAGAGCACCACAAGGCCGTAGCCAAATATCATTTGGGCAAAGTTCCAAGTCTGCTTTGCCACCACAAGGGCAACAAATATCCTCTAGTAACCATTCTCCATCTACTGGTGGCAACTCGATAACAACTTCAAAGAATGCCAACGCTAATTCATCGGTTCCTGTTACACAGCCACAGCAGTGTGACAACTCCTCAAGTGGGAATGCCCAGAAGTCCTCCCCGGTTTGTGGTAGGAATGTGCCATCAATCTTAAGCACATGCCCCAGCCACCTTTCTGAGCTGGAGTACTAG